The Pseudomonas sp. HR96 genome includes a region encoding these proteins:
- a CDS encoding response regulator — translation MQTQSQSVTLLTTDLKMPGQIDGVDLVARVHQKIPKAPIVVASGYHSDSDVLHIDRVYWLPKPFTLAQLNETYQLLVPHT, via the coding sequence ATCCAGACGCAGTCCCAGTCCGTCACACTTCTGACCACAGACCTGAAGATGCCGGGTCAAATCGATGGCGTCGATCTGGTCGCACGCGTTCACCAAAAAATTCCCAAGGCTCCGATCGTCGTGGCCTCGGGGTATCACAGCGATTCTGACGTGCTGCATATTGATCGGGTGTATTGGTTGCCCAAACCTTTCACGCTCGCGCAGCTGAACGAGACGTACCAGTTGCTCGTCCCGCACACCTGA
- a CDS encoding DNA-binding protein: protein MRHYAAQLLEAGGEVSISAIRGRILDDHGVNASPNVVGDEVKQFWARTGPLLSARLKRPGIPEAVCQALDSVWEVALNEATAAYAIERAGHVQQADQATARAAAALERAEHAEGRFADQERQIGLLSEQVQRLSAQLDKAQAQHEEVRSELREVMTQHQQQAQRQATELARLQTSHGAEQARCAPRSAARRTSLKAPRTI from the coding sequence GTGCGCCATTACGCCGCGCAGCTGCTCGAAGCGGGCGGGGAGGTGTCAATCAGCGCGATCCGCGGGCGGATCCTGGACGACCATGGGGTGAACGCCTCGCCCAATGTGGTGGGGGACGAGGTCAAGCAGTTCTGGGCGCGCACCGGGCCCTTGCTCAGTGCCCGGCTCAAGCGCCCCGGCATCCCGGAGGCGGTGTGCCAGGCCTTGGACAGCGTGTGGGAGGTGGCGCTGAACGAGGCCACCGCGGCGTACGCGATCGAGCGCGCGGGGCATGTGCAGCAGGCGGACCAGGCCACGGCGCGCGCTGCGGCCGCACTGGAACGGGCGGAGCACGCCGAGGGACGGTTCGCCGATCAGGAACGGCAGATCGGGCTGCTGAGCGAGCAGGTGCAGCGGTTGAGCGCGCAGCTGGACAAGGCCCAGGCGCAGCACGAAGAAGTCCGCAGCGAGCTGCGCGAGGTGATGACGCAGCATCAGCAGCAGGCGCAGCGGCAGGCCACCGAGCTTGCGCGTCTGCAGACATCGCACGGGGCCGAGCAGGCGCGCTGCGCGCCGAGGTCAGCCGCCAGGCGGACATCTTTGAAGGCACCACGAACCATCTGA
- a CDS encoding methyl-accepting chemotaxis protein → MSSLTHFKLKSKLLLAFGLCALITVAVAALGQSGIAKLYGQTQDIVSNNLVSIQKTDQLKANAIATNRDFFKTIVLTAAHAGADDINAAIQSYRDNQSEAQTVFKAYRTTPLEPDERAAGDDFERDWPAYISAMDSGFAVLKNGDVGQARMIATDSVTPAYKKVVGEIKIMTESNARQANETTQAAASTNVQVRWVLIIGCLIAIVCAVALGMIVTAMITRPIYRSVEGAGRIAKGDLTGHIEVRGTDETGQLLKSLSDMQSNLKGTVQQIANASDQLASAAEELTAVTENSTRGLVTQNDEIQQAATAVNEMTAAVEEVARNAASTSQISSQTAEDAAKGQIQVKQAVTAINTVTVEINDSTQRVEALAGQIHDITQVLEVIRGIAEQTNLLALNAAIEAARAGEQGRGFAVVADEVRALAHRTQSSTGEIEAMIARVRNGADEAVQAMGKSRTLVQSTQSLATEAGLALERISEGVNQINERNLVIASAAEEQAQVAREVDRNLVNIQDLSTQTAAGANQTNASSHELSRLAISFNTLVGQFKL, encoded by the coding sequence ATGTCCTCGCTGACCCATTTCAAACTGAAGTCCAAACTGCTGCTTGCCTTCGGTTTGTGCGCACTGATCACCGTCGCCGTCGCGGCGCTTGGCCAGTCCGGCATTGCCAAACTGTACGGGCAAACGCAGGACATCGTTAGTAATAACCTCGTTTCCATTCAAAAAACTGATCAGCTCAAGGCAAACGCCATTGCCACCAACCGTGACTTTTTCAAGACCATAGTGCTGACTGCCGCCCATGCCGGCGCAGATGATATCAATGCGGCTATCCAGTCCTATCGCGATAATCAATCCGAAGCTCAAACTGTGTTCAAGGCCTATCGGACCACGCCACTGGAACCGGATGAGCGAGCTGCTGGCGATGATTTTGAGCGTGACTGGCCTGCGTACATTTCGGCGATGGACTCAGGCTTTGCGGTACTCAAAAATGGTGATGTCGGGCAGGCAAGAATGATCGCCACCGACAGCGTGACGCCGGCGTACAAGAAGGTGGTTGGCGAAATCAAAATCATGACCGAGTCAAATGCTCGCCAGGCTAATGAAACCACCCAAGCTGCGGCGAGCACAAACGTCCAGGTCAGGTGGGTACTGATTATCGGTTGCCTGATTGCCATCGTGTGCGCCGTCGCACTCGGCATGATTGTAACGGCTATGATCACGAGGCCCATTTATAGATCGGTTGAAGGAGCGGGTAGAATTGCGAAGGGCGACCTGACCGGGCATATTGAAGTTCGAGGCACTGATGAAACGGGGCAGCTCCTGAAGTCGCTCTCCGACATGCAAAGCAACCTAAAAGGCACGGTGCAGCAGATCGCCAATGCGTCCGATCAATTGGCATCTGCAGCAGAAGAACTGACCGCCGTCACTGAAAACAGCACGCGTGGTCTGGTGACGCAAAACGATGAAATCCAGCAAGCGGCCACGGCAGTCAATGAGATGACGGCTGCTGTTGAAGAAGTGGCGCGCAATGCAGCCAGCACTTCGCAGATATCCAGCCAGACCGCTGAAGACGCTGCAAAAGGTCAGATACAGGTGAAACAGGCCGTGACCGCCATCAATACTGTGACCGTGGAAATCAATGACTCTACCCAGCGTGTGGAAGCTTTAGCTGGACAGATACATGACATTACTCAGGTTCTGGAGGTCATCCGCGGCATTGCTGAACAGACCAACCTGCTGGCCCTGAATGCTGCGATTGAGGCCGCAAGGGCCGGTGAGCAGGGCCGAGGTTTTGCTGTTGTGGCCGACGAAGTCCGAGCTCTGGCTCATCGCACCCAATCCTCAACGGGCGAAATAGAAGCCATGATCGCTCGAGTGCGTAACGGAGCCGACGAAGCGGTTCAGGCCATGGGTAAAAGCAGAACCCTCGTACAAAGCACCCAGTCGCTGGCTACTGAAGCTGGCCTGGCGCTGGAGCGAATCAGCGAAGGCGTCAACCAGATCAACGAGCGCAACCTGGTGATTGCCAGCGCGGCAGAGGAACAGGCTCAGGTAGCCCGTGAGGTAGACCGTAACCTGGTGAACATTCAGGACCTGTCTACACAGACGGCTGCAGGAGCCAACCAAACCAACGCCTCGAGTCACGAGTTATCGCGACTGGCTATCTCGTTCAATACGCTGGTTGGTCAATTCAAGCTTTAA